The Oreochromis aureus strain Israel breed Guangdong linkage group 7, ZZ_aureus, whole genome shotgun sequence region AAATGCTGACGTAAGGGTTGACTTCTGCCTTACAATATGACAACGCACATTATCAGTGACACAGACAGCTAGACAGAAGTACTGACATCATTAGTGGTCTGACTAACAATCTTATGACAGTTAAATGAAATTTTAATGCACCTTTCTGGCAGGAAACTGCAAacaaactccttttttttggcttctgagggtttttttcaaatatatttttctttctttgcttaaACTGTCTTCTCTCAGGCAAGAGGAAAGAAAAGCTCCTAAAATGTGGTCTAAAATAAATGTTCATTTACACATTATCTAAGGAAATGTATGTAAATTAGTGCATATTTAGATATTCCAGTACCCACTGATATTTGCCTATCAATGGATTCAGCAGTCACACCTTTCCAGCAAACCCTGGCTGGTGTCCCCACCCAAAGTtgcataaaagtaaaatcatGAACtctcatatttaatatttttattcttgaagTTCTTCTGTGTTTCATTGCGAAGGTTATAATTCAACAAAACCATAGTTAAAAACATATGAGAGACTTAAAGCTTATAACGCCTTACTTTAGTGTTATGTGATCTGATTCTATACAtggtgttttcatgtttcatgttaaaTTGGAATTTTAGTCTATACCCATTAATTTAGACTGGGGTCTTAAAACAACTAACCAAATAACTCCAGACCTTTGCTCAACATATCAGAAGATATTCTCATTCTGGTTCATTGTGACGTTACATGAACCCAGGTGTAGAATCTCCCATTCCACTTGTTTTTATAAACTTGCACGGGCTTGCCACAATATTTTTGAATTTAATCACTTTTGTGTTGAATTCTCATTTAATACAAATATCTTTATCACATGTGAAAGATCTTAGAGTATATAGAAAACACTGGTATGTTTGTTTAAGGTGGAATTGAGGTTTAACCATTTACAGACATGTTGTTTCACGTCTGACACAGacaatgaataaaaaaactGTCCAAAAAAGGCACTACGTAATGCCATGATTGCGTCAGGTCTCTGTGCGGGCACGATCCAATCAAAACATTAGATTTTGGGCGGACTATTTGAACGTATCGAACTCCGGTTTGCTGATTGGCTCACGGTAATGTTACTCAAGGTGGGCTTGTTTCTCGCGATCCAAACGCTGTGTTTCAGTTTCTCCGAGCTGTATCTGTGGATTGAAGCTGGGTTATCGATCTCCGGTGGTAAAAATGCTTTTACGGTGTTACAAAAACACCAGAATCGAGCTGCAATTTGTGCCTTTAATAGCATGAAAAGGGGACAGCTGTTCGTAAAGCGATGCGTCTGATTGGTTGTGGCCGGGTGACGTCGAGAAGTAGGCGTGAGCTTACTCAACATCAACAAaggacagaaaaagagaaagacgaAAGAAGAGCAGAAGAAAAATAAGCCACAGCAGAACAGATATGTGGATCTAACTCACAGAAACAGGTAGAGTAAACCTTTAAAATACATCACAGCTGTATTTATTTTACTCAGAGAGTTCACTTGAGCGAGTAAagtgtcattttttttgtttttgaaggttTTTCATTAGTAACTGCCGACAGGAACTCGCCCAGAAGCGCTTAAAAATAGGACATAGGTGAATTTTATAGTTCTGACATTAGATTAAAAGCATTTAACGTGTGTTTTTCCTTATAATTGATATTTTTGCATTAGTTTGCACGTACAGCATAGAGGCTTCTCTTCGCTGTTGTAGCTGGTGTCCTCTGGACCCGTTTTCCTCTTTTATAAGCTCGATTAAACTCACTTTTATAAACCACTGCAATGACATATAATCGGTTTGTTAATCAACTCTGCTCTAATTCTCAGTTATTAAGCATCTGTGTGGGTAATCGTGTTTCCGTAGTAAAATAGTTAAGatatttcatcatttttaaaCGGCAGCCCCTCCCCCCGCTCCGACTACAGAGGATTTAAACCATTAGCTAGCGGAGGCTAACCGTCCACATCAACTACAaaaattcaaaaaacaaaaccaaaagatAAAAATAGTGTTTTTAGACGTGTGGGGCAACTTAATCTGTATTTTAGGTCGTTAATTTACAGTCATAACAGGAAAAAGGGGTACTTGTTTTTCGGTCAGGGGATCGAGAAGGCGTAGACCAGCGGAAATCTGACACCGAAGCCCAGCTGAGGGAAGTGGGCCGGGCCCTGGGCTCTGACCCCCAGACTGAGAGTGCACGCCAGTCACGTAACAGTTTAGCAACAATGTACCCGAAAATGTAAAGTCATGTCACAACACAGTAACAGTGTAGCAGTTTAGACACGAGAGGACCGAGTGAGTAACTTAGATCCTCAACCTGGATACAGATTATCTTACACGATTCCAAAGACTTCACCTCAAATGTGTCCTCTTCATTCACATTATTCTCATGATACACACAGGCGTCTACAATAAAAGAGACTAGAAAgcgtttattgtttttgttctgtgagaaatacaacaaaacaggattttattttttccccaaaaagtTGATAAAACGGAACAAGCAACACGACAAAACAACAGATTAACAGAGGATAAtaagtaaaaacagaatgttCCCCATAATTACTCAAATAGAAATTAAATAGAATTTAGCTTAACATGGTTTTCTTGGTGGGAATGTGGTTTTTGGGGGAGGGGATGTGTTCATTAGCAGCTCTCCTCCTATATGGTTGAGGCAGTGAGTTTGTTGCCATACTCACGACAAGTCTATTCATGCAGCaaaaaggttcaaaaatattttcttatgATCACAGAGACTTTTATGTCAGGAAAGGCTAAACCCTTTTTGGGTGGGTAACCTACAGGTGTTTGAATGCAGTGAATAAACCCCCTGCTAAATGGCAAAAATCTCTAAAATGTAGCAAAAAGTTAAGTAAAATGCTAAACATGgaacaaaactaaaataaagcTCACTTTTAACAGTGCAAACAAATGAATCATGAGGAAGTTGTGAGGTGGAGGTACAGAAAAGAGCTAATTGTTGCATGAGAGTGGTGCTGCTGTAGAATGTAAAACTGCTCGGAGGCTCTGTTGATTTTGCTTGTTTGGGCTGAGTCCAAATGTCCGTGTGGAAAGAAGTTTGTGAGTCTGGTGACTTTGAATAACCTGCCAGATAAGGCAGCAGGTAAATCAGGTGGCTGCCAGGGTGCAAACcggatttaaaaatataatctaGATTTGTATCATTCAATAGTTAGAGGCATGAGTGTGATTaaaaatcacctttttttttttttttttttttaaaacaaacaaaacagagaaaagcaggTTTAAGAAGAAATCAGAGGAATTCTGGTTAGAAGTGAATTTCATAACACTGTAAAATGTCATAACAAACTCACCTCAGGGGAAACTCCAAACTTCTGCTCTGCTCTACATTGTGATGGAGAGTTTGCAGAAATCCTGTTAAGTATCTGTATTACAAAAATGCTTTTAGTTTCAGTTGCGATTTGCAATTATTTGAACTATGACATTCTTGTTGCCGCCGAGGAGCACAAGCTCACAACAAAGGCTGCAGGACTGCCTTTTCTTACTGATCACACAAATCCCGACGATGTTTAAGGTTGCAGCATAAAAACTAAACTTTGTGACTTTTCTTTCCTTGCAGTGTCGGTactgtgttttaaaaaagacGGGTCACTTCCTGCAGTCCCAGCTGAGACATGGATGCCTTCAAGCTGATGAAGGAGCTGAGGGTGAATTGTGAGCAGGAAGTGCATTATCTCCCCAAAGTGACGGGACTCCGCGCCATTGAATCCACAGCGCCGGTAGGCACCTGTTGATCTAAGCATCGCTAACAGGCTTCTTAATAACGGTGAAATTaaccaacagcgtgtctttatTCTCCAGGGTGACAGTCGGATCTCGGCCAAGTGCAGGGATGCCAAAGTGGAGGATCTGTGGAGTCTGACCAGCTTCTTTGGTTACAGCACGCAGACGTTCGTCCTGGCTGTTAACCTGCTGGACAGATTTCTCGCCATGATGAAGGTATGAGACTTTTACACCTGCtaagagcagacacagcacactTTAGCTTCAGATGTTTCTTTACTTAATTGTCGTCTCTCCTACCATCAGATCCAGCCCAAGCACCTGTCCTGCATCAGCCTCAGCTGCCTCCATATGGCAGCCAAAGTGACGGAGAAGGAGTGCAACCTGACACCCGCCGACGAGCTCATCCGCATCGGACAGTGCCGGTTCACCGTGTCCGACCTTGCCCGCATGGAGAAGATTGTCACTGAGAAGCTCAACTTCAAGTCCAAAGCCGTCACCGCCTTAACCTTTCTGCACCTGTACCACCAGATCACGCTATCACACTGCACCGATAGGTGAGGCCCCTACGAACACGAGGTTATGTGTTCAAATTTGTGTCTGCAAATAGATGATCCATTACAGTTGATGTTTGGAAGCTTGACGATTCTGGATTGGGTTCAGAAGTCTGGACGACAGTGTTTCGATTGGCACAAAGTCTTGTTATGTGGGGCAACAGGCAGTGTCTGATTGAAGTGCACTGATAACACTTGTTTTCTGCTGTTGGCAACAAAACTTTGCTCTTATGTAACCCTGCCgtgttgtttttaaaccagCTCAGCTTGGGTCAAAATGCCACATCAGAGAGTTTAcaccagtttgttttgtttagagCAAATTAAGTTAATTGAAGCGTTGCACTGAATTTAACTGGCCTCATATTTGACATCAGTGTTTGGAGTTGACGAGTCCTGCTATGTGTGTTTACCACTGCCATCTGGTTGTGAAACTTAACACTCATTGGCTGACCACTTATGATTGACCAAGATAATGTTGAGCCACCTTTTCGATTCTCAGAATAACCATAATTTACAAGATAAACATGTTGTACTCAAAATTACTCAAATCCAGGATCGAGCTATCAGCAAAGTTAAGGAAGGAAGAcccatttttaatttaattttactttaatttaatACTAATAGCAATAAACAAGTAAAATGGACATAACTgatgattgtgtgtgtttgataatTGTTAAAGACCTGAACCTgactgcatgtttgtgtctgtgctaACAGGAAGACGACGCTCAACCTGGAGAAGCTGGAGGCTCAGCTCAAAGCCTGTCTGTGCCGGATCTCCTTCTCCAAAGCAAAGGTAAGAATTCCAGGTCTGTCCTGGCtaaaaactgacaaataaattcattttattcttgACACAACACTGAtcctgtttaactgttttctttgcttttccttCCAGCCGTCCGTCCTCGCATTGGCACTCCTCAGGCAGGAGATTGAAGCCGTTCAGTCTGAGGACATGTTGGAAATAGCCTCTCACATCCAGAGACACCTCAAGGTAGGCTGTTGCTAAACAGTGCATGACTTCATTACACAAGAACTCATCTGGGGAGGGGAAGGTGTACAAAtcatggaaaaaaaactgagaaatagaTTTTCCACAAGGGAGGCAACAACAGAGCAGGTGAATTTCAGAGGAAATGAGAGGTTTAATTTAGCACATGTCTCATGGCTCCATTAAAAGAGAATTAGTGTGGGCATTTTCCTGGATCAGCCACACACAGGAGGCATTTTTAATACATGTGCAGACTTTTACTCTGCAAATGTGAGCAACTTTATTAACCAGCCTTACAGCCTGCGGGCTCGCTGCTTCAAGATGAGACtccagtttttaaataaacagaagaAGTGAGCACTCGAGTTATGAATAGCAGAAGCCGTGTATCGTGAGAGTGTTTATTCTTAGCCCAGCTCTGGTCCAGGATATTTTCTTTATGTTGATGTCTGTAGTTACGTAACCTGGCGTGTTGTGTTGTGATGGCTTCACGTTAAAAAGGAGCTTATGTCGTTGATCTCAggcttttttgtctttctcacACTTGTAAATCACCAGCTGACCATGATCTGCTCCCCTATTTGTTTTCAGATCGTTGATGCTGACCTGGTGCTGTGGAGTAAATGCGTGGCCCAGTGCCTCTCAGACTACGCGTCTCCCGAGTGCAGCAAACCCGACCACAGGAAGCTGCAGTGGATCGTGTCGCGGCGGACCGCC contains the following coding sequences:
- the ccng2 gene encoding cyclin-G2; its protein translation is MDAFKLMKELRVNCEQEVHYLPKVTGLRAIESTAPGDSRISAKCRDAKVEDLWSLTSFFGYSTQTFVLAVNLLDRFLAMMKIQPKHLSCISLSCLHMAAKVTEKECNLTPADELIRIGQCRFTVSDLARMEKIVTEKLNFKSKAVTALTFLHLYHQITLSHCTDRKTTLNLEKLEAQLKACLCRISFSKAKPSVLALALLRQEIEAVQSEDMLEIASHIQRHLKIVDADLVLWSKCVAQCLSDYASPECSKPDHRKLQWIVSRRTAQSLHSYRSVPELPTIPEGCWDESESEDSCEDMMSSGEESLSSSLGSDAEGSFFPPHLRRQNQRQYLYA